Below is a window of Cupriavidus sp. MP-37 DNA.
GGCAACGGCCTGAAGAACGACCGCTACACCGTGGCGATGGCGCGCACCAATGCGCCGCACTCGGCCACCGCGCAGTTCTTCATCAACGTGGTCGACAACGACTTCCTCAACTTCTCGTCGCCCACCCCGCAGGGCTTCGGCTATGCCGTGTTCGGCAAGGTGGTCGACGGCACCGACGTGGTCGAGCAGATCAAGGGCGTGCGCACCGGCAGCTCGGGCTTCCACCAGGACGTGCCGCTCGAAGACGTGGTGATCGAGAAGGCCGTCGTCGTCGAGTAAGCCCATGCCCGCCGATTGCGGTGCCGTGCGCGCCCGCGTGCCGGCCTTTTTCTCCCGACACCACGCATGACCGCAATCTCCCACACGCCGGTGGCCGGTCCCCTCGAGGTACAGGCGCCGGCGTGGTTCATTTCAGACCTGCATCTCACGCCCGGCATGCCCCGCACGCTGGCGGCCTTCGAGCGCACGCTCGAGCGCGCCGCCGCGCAGGCGCGCACGCTGTTTATCTTGGGCGACTTCTTTGAATTCTGGGTCGGCGACGAAGAAACCGAGGCGCCGTTCGCGCAACGCGTGACGCTGGCGCTGCGCGCGCTTGCCGCGCGCGGCGTGGCGGTGTACCTGATGCACGGCAACCGCGACTTCCTGCTGGGCCGGCGCTTTGCCGGCGCCGCCGGCGCCAAGCTGCTGGCCGACCCCACCGTGATCCACTGCGCCGGCCAGCGCGTGGTGCTGAGCCACGGCGACATGCTGTGCATCGACGACGAACGCTACAACCGCTTTCGCCGCTGGACCCGCAAGCGCTGGGTGCAGCGCGTGTTCCTGGCGCTGCCGCTGCGCGCGCGCCTGGCGGTGGCGCGCAAGCTGCGCGCCGACAGCGAAGGCAACCGCGCCAGGCAACGCCAGGCAGGTGCCGCAGTACCGGTGGTCTATGGCGACGTGGCGCCCGCCGCGGCGGCCGAGTTGCTCGGTGCCGCCGGCGCGTCGCTGCTGGTCCATGGCCACACCCACCGCCCTGCCCGCCATGAAGACGCCGCGGGCGTGCGCTGGGTGCTGACCGACTGGGACCTCGATGGCGCGCATCCGCGCGCCGCGGTGCTGCAGCTGGACCGCGACGGCTTCCGGCTGCTGCCGCAGACGGACTGAGCGGCGCCGGCCCGTTCGCCCGTTCCCGCGCGCCGTTACTTCATCAGCTTGCGCAGCTCGCTGGCATCGAACGGATCGTTCGGCGTGTTTTCCAGGTGTTCGCCAAGCCGGTCGAGCGCAGCCAGCACGGCCTCGATGCGGTCATGCTGGACCGCGGCATTGTCGATCAGGCTCTTGAGCGCCAGCGATACCGGGTCGTCCGCATTGGGCGTGATGCCATAGGCGGAGAACTCCTGTCTGGCGCCCTGCTGCACCGTGGGCGCATCGGGCAGGATGATGCGGGCGGGAATGCCGACCGCGGTCGCGCCCGGCGGCACCGGCTTGAGCACCACTGCGTTGGAGCCCACGCGCGCGCCGTCGCCCACCTCGAATCCGCCCAGCACCTTGGCGCCCGCGCTGACCACCACGCCGACACCGAGCGTCGGATGCCGCTTCTGGCCCTTGTACAGCGACGTGCCGCCCAGCGTCACGCCCTGGTAGATGGTGCAATCGTCGCCGATCTGCGCGGTCTCGCCGATGACCACGCCCATGCCGTGGTCGATGAACACGCGCCGCCCCAGCGTCGCCGCCGGATGGATCTCGATGCCGGTAAAAAAGCGCGACCAGTGCGAAATCCAGCGGCCCAGCCAGTGAAAGCCCGCGCGCCAGCAGGCGTGCGCCAGCCGGTGCAGCACCACCGCGTGCAGGCCGGGATAGCAGGTCAGGACTTCCAGGCGGCTGCGCGCGGCAGGATCGCGCAGCATGATGGTGTCGATATCTTCCTTCAGGCGAGAGAACATCTTGGTCGTGTCGTGGTGCCGCGCCGTGCGCCGCGCCACGCGGGCCAGGCCCGGGGCAGGGTCGCCGGCGCGGTCGGTGCCGGTGAAGAGGATCAGGAGTGTAAGGGATTTGCCGGCCCACCTTGCGGCGCCGGCATTTGGCCCCTGATCCGCCAGGGACATTGCTACGATGCTGCGATCAACATCGGCCGGGCATGCGCCAACCCGCGGCGGCAGGACGCCCGGTCGCGCCGCATCGGCATGCGCCGGCCTGGTCCCACATCGCATCTGTACGGGTTGCTGCCACAGTCCTTTGCTCCTGTCACCGGTCCGCTGGCGGACCAGGCTGTTTCCGCGCGGCAATCAGCATGTGCTTGGCGATGCCGCGCAGGATGTTCACTTCCTCGCGCTCCAGGCCGCTGCGTGCCAGCAGCCGGCGCAGCCGGGTCATCAGCTTGCGCGGATTGGACGGATCGAGAAAACCGATCGCCTCCAGCCCGGTCTGAAGATGCCCGAACATGGCCTCGACCTGTTCGGCCGTGGCCGGCTCGCCAGCATAGCCGATATTGGCGCCCGCGTCCGGGGCCGCCTCCAGCAGCGTCAGCCGCATCTCATAGGCGATCAACTGCACGGCCTGCGCCAGGTTCAGCGAGGCATAGGCGGGATTGGCGGGGATATGGGTCAGGGCGTTGCAGCGCTCCACCACCTCGTTGGGCAGGCCATAGCGCTCGTTGCCGAACACGAACGCCACGTCGCCGCTGCCGCACAGCGTCTGGCGCGCACGCGCGGCGGCGGCGCGCGGCAGCAGCCGGGGCGGGCCGAACTCGCGCTGGCGCGCGGTCATGGCCACGGTCAGCGCGGCTCCGGCCAGGGCCGCGTCGACCTGGTCGACGATCACGGCGGCGGCCAGCACGTCGTCGGCGCCGCTGGCCATGGCCACGGCATCCGGATGCCGCAGCACCTCCGGCTCGCGCGGCGAGACCAGCACCAGGCTGCCGAAGCCCATGGTCTTGATGGCCCGCGCCACCGAGCCCACGTTGCCGGGATGGCTGGTCTCCACCAGCACGAAGCGCACGCGGCCGAAGGCATCCCCGCCTGAGGTGGGGGTGGCGGGCTGGCTCGTATCAATTGCCGGGTTCATATACAATTCGGGGTTCTTCTTTGGCGCGGCGCCAGGTTTATGCATGCCCGCGAGACGTTCGCGACACATTTGCGAAGCGTCTTGCAGCCAGACCACTCAGCCTCGGCGACGCCCCACGTTCTTCTACAATCCGTTGTGTTGTCAGCTGCCCATGAGCGGGCGTGCGGCGCTTTGGCGCCCCGCCGCGCGGTCGTGGCCGGCCTGGAGAGATTCATGCATCCGATGCTCAATATCGCCATCAAGGCGGCCCGCAAGGCGGGATCCATCATCAACCGCGCGTCGCTCGACGTCGATCTGGTGCGCGTCTCGCGCAAGCAACACAACGATTTCGTTACCGAGGTGGACCGCGCCGCCGAAGCCGCGATCATCGAGGTCCTGCGCACGGCCTACCCGGAACACGGCATTCTAGCGGAAGAGTCCGGCCAGTCCTGGGCCGAAGACGAAGCCAGCCACGAATACACCTGGGTCATCGACCCGCTCGACGGCACCACCAACTTCATCCACGGCTTCCCGCAATACGCAGTCTCGATCGCCCAGCTGCACCGCGGCACGCCGGTGCAAGCGGTGGTCTACGACCCGACCCGCGACGAACTGTTCACCGCCACCAAGGGCGCCGGCGCCTTCCTCAACAACCGCCGCATCCGCGTCACCCGCCGCGACAAGCTGGCCGACTGCCTGATCGGCACCGGCTTCCCGTTCCGCGACCTGGAGGGCGTCGACGAGTACCTGGAGATTTTCTCGCTGATGACGCGCAGCTGCGCGGGCCTGCGCCGCCCGGGCGCCGCCGCGCTGGACCTGGCCTACGTCGCCTGCGGCCGCCTCGACGGCTTCTTCGAGCGCGGCCTGCAGCCGTGGGACATGGCCGCCGGCATGCTGCTGATCACCGAGTCGGGCGGGCTGGTCGGCAACTACGCCGGCGAGCCGCGCCAGATGGAACAAGGCGAAGTGCTGGCCGGCAACCCCAAGGCCTTCGCCCAGATGGTGCGCCTGCTGTCGCCGTACTCGCTGGACAACGCCAAGCCCGGCGCCGCCTGACGCCGGCAGCTGGCCTGACCGGCCGCGCACGAATGCCCGCCGCAACCCGGCGGGCTTTTGTTTTTCCGGGGCCGCACGCCAGTGCGTCGCGCATTGCGGCCTCATCTCATTCCCCGGCGAGCCATGATCCTGGTCAAGGCCGCGCCGCGCTGCGCTCACCAGAATGAATCCATGCGCCACGCCATGTGTGCGCGGATCCAGCCACAGGAGAGCCAGCATGTTTCCCGAGTACCGCGACCAGATCACCGCCCTGAAGACCCAGGACGCCCGCTTTGCGCGGCTGTTCCACCGCCACAATTCGCTCGACCAGGAAATCCACAACATGGAAGCCGGCCTGGTGCCGGCGTCCACCTTCGAGATCGAGCGGCTGAAAAAAGAGAAGCTGCTGCTCAAGGACCAGCTTTACCAGATCCTGCGCCGCGCCACCGCCTGACGGAGGCGCGCAGATGTCCGACCGCGACACCCTCCCCACCCATATCCCCACCTCAACGCGACCCCGCCCCACGGCCAGGGGCGATGTGCTGCCCACCCGTTCGGCGCTGTCGGCGCAGCGCAATGAAGTCGACAGCGCCGTCGACGCCGCGCTGCAACTGGCGGCAAGCAGCATGCAGGACATCCTGGCCAGCCGGGCCGGCGACGGCACCGGCATGCTTGGCGCGATCCGCACGCTGCTCGACGGCCTGGCGCCGGACGAGGCCGCGCAACTGCGCAGCCTGATCCTCGAGGGCGATCCGGCCGCCTGGCAGGCCGGCCGCCAGCGCCATCCGGACGATGAGCTCTCCGCCGGCTGGCGCGAAGGCGCGTACCCGTACCAGAACCTGATGTCGCGGCGCAACTATGAAAAGCAGAAGTACCGCCTGCAAGTGGAACTGCTCAAGTTCCAGGCCTGGGTGCGCGAGACCGGCGAGCGCGTGGTGATCCTGTTCGAAGGCCGCGACGCCGCCGGCAAGGGCGGCACCATCAAACGCTTCATGGAACACATGAACCCGCGCGGCGCGCGCGTGGTGGCACTGGAAAAGCCCACCGAAGCCGAACGCGGCCAATGGTACTTCCAGCGCTACGTGCAGCACCTGCCGTCTGCCGGAGAGATCGTGCTGTTCGACCGTTCCTGGTACAACCGCGCCGGCGTCGAGCACGTGATGGGCTTCTGTTCGACGCGGGAATACCAAGACTTCCTGCAGCAGGCCCCCGATTTCGAGCGGCACCTGGTGCGCAGCGGCATCCACCTGTTCAAGTTCTGGTTCTCGGTCAGCCAGAAGGAGCAGCGCCGGCGCTTCCGCGAGCGCGAGATCCATCCGCTCAAGCAATGGAAGCTCAGCCCGGTCGACGTCGCCTCGCTCGACAAATGGGACGACTACACCCGCGCCAAGGAAGCGATGTTCGCGCACACCGATACCGCCGATGCGCCCTGGACGGTGATCCGCTCCGATTGCAAGAAGCGCGCGCGGCTCAATGCACTGCGCTACATCCTGTCGCGCTTTCCCTATGCCAACCGCGACACCACCGCCATCGGCCAACCGGATCCGCTGATCGTCGGGCGCGCACTGGCCAACTGAGCGCCATTCGCCTCACCCCACCGAACAAGGACCTCATGTTCAAGCACATCCTGCTCCCCATCGACGGCTCGGAGCTTTCGCACCGGGCCGTCTCCGCCGCGATCCAGTTCGCCCGCACCTCGGCGGCACGGCTCACGCCGTACATGTGCGTGGAGAGCTATCCCTATGTGCTGTCCAGCGACAGCTCGCACGAAAAGCGCGACGCCTTCCAGCAGCGCGTCGAAGCCGAGGCGCGCCGGGAGCTCACCAGGGTCGAGTCCGCGGCCGCGCTGGCCGGCGTGCCGTGTACCGGCCATGTCTCCAGCGCTTCGGCGCCGTACCAGGGCATCATCCATGCCGCCCGGGATCTGGGCTGCGATGTCATCTTCATGGCCTCGCATGGCCGCCGCGGCCTCAGCGGGCTGCTGCTGGGCAGCGAAACGCAGAAGGTGCTGACCCATAGCGACATTCCGGTGCTGGTGTTCCGCTGATCCGGGGCCGGCGCAGCGGTCTGCGGCCCTTCGGCGGCAGCACCGTGCTGTACCATATCGCCCATATTCGAAAACGCCCCTTCGTGCCGCGGCCACAGGCCGCCGGACCAGCGCCCGGCCCGCCCCCGCGGCGGCGCTTTTCTTCGGCACGCAAGGTGCGCTCGGCGCGGATCGGGCGGCACGACGCAGGCCCACCGCCAGACAGGCTAAATGGCAATGGGATTGCAGAAGAAAACCGACCCTGAACAGGCACAGGCAGACGCCGCAGGCAGCCGCCACACGCCCATGATGCAACAGTATTTGCGCATCAAGGCGGACCACCCCGACACCCTGCTGTTCTACCGCATGGGTGACTTCTACGAACTCTTTCATGACGATGCCGAGAAGGCCGCGCGCCTGCTCGACATCACGCTCACCGCGCGCGGCTCGTCGAATGGCGTGCCGATCCGCATGGCCGGCATCCCCTTCCATTCGGCGGACCAGTACCTGGCGCGGCTGGTCAAGCTGGGCGAGTCGGTGGCGATCTGCGAGCAGATCGGCGACCCCGCCACCAGCAAGGGGCCGGTGGAGCGCAAGGTGGTGCGCATCGTCACCCCCGGCACGCTCACCGACGCCGCGCTGCTGCCTGACAAGGCCGATACCTTCCTGATGGCGGTGCACCAGCAGACCACGCGCCGCGGCGTCAGCAAGACCGGGCTGGCGTGGCTGAACCTGGCCAGCGGCGAACTGCGCCTGATGGAATGCGAAGCGGCGTTGCTCGGCCGCGAGCTGGAGCGTATCCGCCCGGCCGAGCTGCTGTATGCCGATGGCATCGAACTGCCCGCGCTGGCGTGCGCACGCACGCGCCTGCCGGAATGGCATTTCGACCAGGACGCCGGCACGCGCCGGCTGCGCGAGCAACTGGGCGTGGCCAGCCTGGACCCGTTCGGCTGTGCCGGGCTCGGCGCCGCGCTCGGCGCGGCCGGCGCGCTGCTGAACTACGCCGCCACCACGCAAGGCCAGTCGCTGCGCCATGTGCAGGGCGTCAAGGTGGAGCGCGAATCGGAATATGTCGGACTGGATTCCGCCACGCGGCGCAACCTGGAACTGACCGAAACGCTGCGCGGCGGCGAGTCGCCGACGCTGTTTTCGCTGCTCGACACCTGCTGCACCGCCATGGGCAGCCGCGCGCTGCGCCACTGGCTGCACCACCCGCTGCGCGACCCGGCGGTGCCGCAGGCGCGCCAGCAGGCCATCGGCGTGCTGATCGACCAGGGCACCGACGCGCTGCGCGCGGCGCTGCGCCGGCTGGCAGACGTCGAGCGCATCACCTCGCGGCTGGCGCTGCTCAACGCGCGCCCGCGCGACCTGTCGTCGCTGCGCGATACGCTGCGCGCGCTGCCGGAAGTGCAATCCTGCCTGCGCGACGACCAGGGCAGCCTGCTGCTGGCGCAGACCCTGCAGGACCTGGCCGTGCCGCAGGATTGCCTGGACCTGCTGGTGCGCGCCGTGGCCGAAGAGCCGGCCACCGTGGTGCGCGACGGCGGCGTGATCGCCCGCGGCTTCGATGCCGAGCTTGACGAGCTGCGCGATATCTCCGAGAACTGCGGCCAGTACCTGATCGACCTGGAAGCGCGCGAGCGCGCGCGCACCGGCATTGCCAACCTGCGCGTCGAATTCAACCGCGTGCACGGCTTCTATATCGAGGTCACCAACGGCCAGGCCGACAAGGTGCCCGACGACTACCGCCGCCGCCAGACCCTGAAGAACGCCGAGCGCTACATCACGCCCGAGCTGAAGGCCTTCGAGGACAAGGCGCTGTCGGCGCAGGACCGCGCGCTGGCGCGCGAGAAGCAGCTCTACGAGGGTCTGCTGCAGGCACTGCTGCCGCATATCGGCGAGCTGCAGCGCGTGGCTGGCGCGCTGGCGCGGCTGGACGTGCTGGCGGCACTGGCCGAGCGCGCGCAGACGCTGGACTGGTCGGCACCGGAGCGCGTCGCCGAGAACGTGGTCGACATCGTGCAGGGCCGGCATCCGGTGGTCGAGGGCCAGCTCGCGGCGGAGTCGGTGGCGTTCATCGCCAACGACTGCCAGCTCAACGAGGCGCGCAAGCTGTTGCTGATCACCGGCCCGAACATGGGCGGCAAGTCGACCTTCATGCGCCAGACCGCGCTGATCGTGCTGCTGGCCTGCGTCGGCGCCTATGTGCCGGCGCGGCGGGCGGTGATCGGGCCGATCGACCGCATCTTCACGCGCATCGGCGCCGCCGATGACCTCGCCGGCGGACGCTCGACCTTCATGGTCGAAATGACCGAGGCCGCCGGCATCCTGCACCACGCCACCCCGGCATCGCTGGTGCTGATGGACGAGATCGGCCGCGGCACCTCGACCTTCGACGGCCTGGCGCTGGCGTGGGCGATCGCGCGCCACCTGCTGTCGCACAACCGCAGCCATACGCTGTTCGCCACGCATTACTTCGAACTGACCCAGCTGCCGCAGGAGTTCCCGCAGGCGGCCAACGTGCACCTGTCGGCGGTCGAGCATGGCGACGGCATCGTGTTCCTGCACGCGGTGCAGGACGGCCCGGCCAGCCAGAGCTACGGCCTGCAGGTCGCGCAGCTGGCCGGCGTGCCGCAGCCGGTGATCCGCGCCGCGCGCAAGCACCTGGCCTGGCTGGAGCAGCAATCCGCCGACGCCACGCCCACGCCGCAGCTCGACCTGTTCGCCGCGCCGCCGACGCCTGACGGCGACGAGGACTGGGACGATGGCGATGGTGGCACGGCCGCGGCCGCCCTCCCCGCCGCGCTGGCGCCGGAGCAGGTGGCCGTGATCGACGCGCTGGCCGACCTCGATCCGGACACCCTGACGCCGCGCGCGGCGCTGGAGGCGCTGTACCGGCTCAAGGCGCTGGCGGGCGAGGCGGTCGATAGGGCATGAAGGCGCTGCGCCGGTCCCTGTCGACGCTGCTGCTGCCATGGCTGGGCCTGGCCGCGATCGCGGCTGCCGCGCCGCACGCGCTGGCCGCGCGGGCACCGGCCAAGCCCCAGGTAGTGCGCGTCGCGCTGATCGCCGACCTGCCGCAATGGCCCGCCGCGGAGGCCAATCTGGCGACGCTGCTCGACCACTTCGCCGAGCGCAAGCTGAACCTGGTGATCCATGCCGGCGGCATCAAGGGCGATACGGAATCGTGCAGCGACGCCGTGCTCGGCAGCCGCCAGCAGCTGCTGAACCAGTCGCCGCTGCCGCTGATCTATGTGCCGGGCGAAACCGACTGGTCCGAATGCCGGCTGCCGGTCAACGGCAGCTTCGACCCGGTCGAGCGGCTGAGCCGGCTGCGCGAACTCTTCTTTCCGGAAGACGCCACGCTCGGACGGCAGACACGGCCGCTGGTGCGGCAATCGGACCAGGCGCTGTTCCGCAGCTTCCGCGAGAACATGCGCATCAGTGTCGGCGACGTGCTGATCGTCGGCCTGAACGTGCCGGGCGACAACAACCATTACCGCGACGAAGGCGGCCGCAACAGCGAGTTCGAGGACCGGCGCGAAGCCAACCGGCAGTGGCTGGCGCGCGCGTTCTCGGTGGCGCGCCAGCGCGACCTGAACGGCATCGTCGTGGTGGCCCACGCCGATCCGCATTTCGCCAACGGCTGGGAGAAGAAGGGACGGCCCACGCTGCTCGACGGCTTCATGCGCCATCGCACGCGCGACGGCTACCTGGAATTCAAGCGGCAGCTGCGCGACCTGAGCGCGCGCTTCAACGGCCAGGTGTTGCTGGTGCACGCCGCCGGCAGCGGCGCCGACAGCGGCTTCGGCATCGACAAGCCGCTGCGCGACGCGGCCGGCAAGGTGCTGCAGAACTTCACGCGCGTGTCGCTGCCGGCCAGCTCGATATCGCAATGGGCCGAGCTGGTGATCACGCCCGCCGCGGCGTCGCCGTTCGCGGTGGTGCTGAAGGATGCCCCGGCACCGAACTGACGCGCGCGCCAAAGCAAAGAAGCCGGCAATGGCCGGCTTCCTGATGACAGCACTGCAAGCAAAAGCTTAGTGCAGCGTGCGGGGGGTATCGTCGTCCTCGTCTTCGTCCACCACTTCAACGCCCGAGGCGCCATGGGCGTGGCCATGCTCGACTTCCTCGGCGGTGGCTTCGCGCACTTCCGAAACCTTCAGCCAGAAGCGCAGCGCCATGCCGGCCAGCGGATGGTTGCCGTCCAGCACGACCTTGTCCTCGGCCACGTCGGTCACGGTGTAGATGACGGAGTCTTCTTCATCGCCGTCCTCGGGCATGCCCTCGAACTGCATGCCGACTTCGAGCGGCTCGGGAAAGCGGTTGCGCGGCTCGACCTTCACCAGGTCGGCATCGTAGTCGCCGAACGCGTCTTCCGGCTCCAGCTGCAGCTGGGTCTCGAAGCCGGTGTCATGGCCGTCGAGCGCTTCCTCGATCTTGGGGAACGTGCCATCATAGCCGCCGTGCAAATAGACCATGGCTTCATCTGACTCCTCGATCAGATTGCCTTGCGCGTCCGATAGCTTGTACATCACGGACACCACCGTGTTCTTAGCGATTTTCAATTCTTGACTCCATGAACGATTCCGCATTATACGCGCAGGCCCTGCCCCCTGGCCCCGTCGATCCAGACACTCCGCTCGACCTGCTTGGTGGCATGACGCCTGCTGCATTCATGCGGGATGTCTGGCATCGCAAGCCCTTGCTCATTCGACAGGCGGTGCCGGGAATTGTGCCGCCGGTGTCGCGCGATGCGCTTTTCGATCTCGCCGATCGCGACGAGGTCGAA
It encodes the following:
- the cysE gene encoding serine O-acetyltransferase, which encodes MFSRLKEDIDTIMLRDPAARSRLEVLTCYPGLHAVVLHRLAHACWRAGFHWLGRWISHWSRFFTGIEIHPAATLGRRVFIDHGMGVVIGETAQIGDDCTIYQGVTLGGTSLYKGQKRHPTLGVGVVVSAGAKVLGGFEVGDGARVGSNAVVLKPVPPGATAVGIPARIILPDAPTVQQGARQEFSAYGITPNADDPVSLALKSLIDNAAVQHDRIEAVLAALDRLGEHLENTPNDPFDASELRKLMK
- a CDS encoding RNA methyltransferase, encoding MNPAIDTSQPATPTSGGDAFGRVRFVLVETSHPGNVGSVARAIKTMGFGSLVLVSPREPEVLRHPDAVAMASGADDVLAAAVIVDQVDAALAGAALTVAMTARQREFGPPRLLPRAAAARARQTLCGSGDVAFVFGNERYGLPNEVVERCNALTHIPANPAYASLNLAQAVQLIAYEMRLTLLEAAPDAGANIGYAGEPATAEQVEAMFGHLQTGLEAIGFLDPSNPRKLMTRLRRLLARSGLEREEVNILRGIAKHMLIAARKQPGPPADR
- a CDS encoding inositol monophosphatase family protein, whose amino-acid sequence is MHPMLNIAIKAARKAGSIINRASLDVDLVRVSRKQHNDFVTEVDRAAEAAIIEVLRTAYPEHGILAEESGQSWAEDEASHEYTWVIDPLDGTTNFIHGFPQYAVSIAQLHRGTPVQAVVYDPTRDELFTATKGAGAFLNNRRIRVTRRDKLADCLIGTGFPFRDLEGVDEYLEIFSLMTRSCAGLRRPGAAALDLAYVACGRLDGFFERGLQPWDMAAGMLLITESGGLVGNYAGEPRQMEQGEVLAGNPKAFAQMVRLLSPYSLDNAKPGAA
- a CDS encoding universal stress protein encodes the protein MFKHILLPIDGSELSHRAVSAAIQFARTSAARLTPYMCVESYPYVLSSDSSHEKRDAFQQRVEAEARRELTRVESAAALAGVPCTGHVSSASAPYQGIIHAARDLGCDVIFMASHGRRGLSGLLLGSETQKVLTHSDIPVLVFR
- a CDS encoding peptidylprolyl isomerase, translated to MKIAKNTVVSVMYKLSDAQGNLIEESDEAMVYLHGGYDGTFPKIEEALDGHDTGFETQLQLEPEDAFGDYDADLVKVEPRNRFPEPLEVGMQFEGMPEDGDEEDSVIYTVTDVAEDKVVLDGNHPLAGMALRFWLKVSEVREATAEEVEHGHAHGASGVEVVDEDEDDDTPRTLH
- the ppk2 gene encoding polyphosphate kinase 2, with product MSDRDTLPTHIPTSTRPRPTARGDVLPTRSALSAQRNEVDSAVDAALQLAASSMQDILASRAGDGTGMLGAIRTLLDGLAPDEAAQLRSLILEGDPAAWQAGRQRHPDDELSAGWREGAYPYQNLMSRRNYEKQKYRLQVELLKFQAWVRETGERVVILFEGRDAAGKGGTIKRFMEHMNPRGARVVALEKPTEAERGQWYFQRYVQHLPSAGEIVLFDRSWYNRAGVEHVMGFCSTREYQDFLQQAPDFERHLVRSGIHLFKFWFSVSQKEQRRRFREREIHPLKQWKLSPVDVASLDKWDDYTRAKEAMFAHTDTADAPWTVIRSDCKKRARLNALRYILSRFPYANRDTTAIGQPDPLIVGRALAN
- the mutS gene encoding DNA mismatch repair protein MutS, with amino-acid sequence MGLQKKTDPEQAQADAAGSRHTPMMQQYLRIKADHPDTLLFYRMGDFYELFHDDAEKAARLLDITLTARGSSNGVPIRMAGIPFHSADQYLARLVKLGESVAICEQIGDPATSKGPVERKVVRIVTPGTLTDAALLPDKADTFLMAVHQQTTRRGVSKTGLAWLNLASGELRLMECEAALLGRELERIRPAELLYADGIELPALACARTRLPEWHFDQDAGTRRLREQLGVASLDPFGCAGLGAALGAAGALLNYAATTQGQSLRHVQGVKVERESEYVGLDSATRRNLELTETLRGGESPTLFSLLDTCCTAMGSRALRHWLHHPLRDPAVPQARQQAIGVLIDQGTDALRAALRRLADVERITSRLALLNARPRDLSSLRDTLRALPEVQSCLRDDQGSLLLAQTLQDLAVPQDCLDLLVRAVAEEPATVVRDGGVIARGFDAELDELRDISENCGQYLIDLEARERARTGIANLRVEFNRVHGFYIEVTNGQADKVPDDYRRRQTLKNAERYITPELKAFEDKALSAQDRALAREKQLYEGLLQALLPHIGELQRVAGALARLDVLAALAERAQTLDWSAPERVAENVVDIVQGRHPVVEGQLAAESVAFIANDCQLNEARKLLLITGPNMGGKSTFMRQTALIVLLACVGAYVPARRAVIGPIDRIFTRIGAADDLAGGRSTFMVEMTEAAGILHHATPASLVLMDEIGRGTSTFDGLALAWAIARHLLSHNRSHTLFATHYFELTQLPQEFPQAANVHLSAVEHGDGIVFLHAVQDGPASQSYGLQVAQLAGVPQPVIRAARKHLAWLEQQSADATPTPQLDLFAAPPTPDGDEDWDDGDGGTAAAALPAALAPEQVAVIDALADLDPDTLTPRAALEALYRLKALAGEAVDRA
- a CDS encoding YdcH family protein, with amino-acid sequence MFPEYRDQITALKTQDARFARLFHRHNSLDQEIHNMEAGLVPASTFEIERLKKEKLLLKDQLYQILRRATA
- a CDS encoding peptidylprolyl isomerase, whose translation is MSKVQLQTNKGVITLELDAEKAPKTVENFLSYVRKGHYDNTIFHRVIKNFMIQGGGFEPGMKQKDTDAPIENEAGNGLKNDRYTVAMARTNAPHSATAQFFINVVDNDFLNFSSPTPQGFGYAVFGKVVDGTDVVEQIKGVRTGSSGFHQDVPLEDVVIEKAVVVE
- a CDS encoding UDP-2,3-diacylglucosamine diphosphatase, with product MTAISHTPVAGPLEVQAPAWFISDLHLTPGMPRTLAAFERTLERAAAQARTLFILGDFFEFWVGDEETEAPFAQRVTLALRALAARGVAVYLMHGNRDFLLGRRFAGAAGAKLLADPTVIHCAGQRVVLSHGDMLCIDDERYNRFRRWTRKRWVQRVFLALPLRARLAVARKLRADSEGNRARQRQAGAAVPVVYGDVAPAAAAELLGAAGASLLVHGHTHRPARHEDAAGVRWVLTDWDLDGAHPRAAVLQLDRDGFRLLPQTD